A single genomic interval of Alligator mississippiensis isolate rAllMis1 chromosome 15, rAllMis1, whole genome shotgun sequence harbors:
- the PKLR gene encoding pyruvate kinase PKLR codes for MAQLTQELGTAFFQRNQLRASRADTFLEHLCLLDIDSVPITTRNTSIVCTIGPASRSVEMLKEMIKAGMNIARLNFSHGSHEYHAGSIANIREATESFASNPLFYRPVAIALDTKGPEIRTGLIKGGENMEVELVKGSRVTVTTDEAYKERCDQSVIWVDYRNLARVVKVGRKIFVDDGLISLVVKEIGPNSCVTEVENGGVLCSRKGVNLPGAEVDLPAVSERDVRDLHFGLQHGVDMIFASFIRKAADVAAIRAVLGEQGRTIKIISKIENHEGVRKFDEILDASDGIMVARGDLGIEIPAEKVFVAQKMMIGCCNRAGKPVICATQMLESMIKKPRPTRAESSDVANAVLDGADCIMLSGETAKGAYPVEAVSMQHAIAREAEAAIYHQQLFEELRRVTPLSQDPTEVTAIGAVEASFKCCAGAILVLTKSGRSAQLLSRYRPRALIIAVTRSAQVARQAHLCRGVFPVLYRGAQQEVWADDVDRRVQFGIEMGRVRGFLHSSDIVIIVTGWRPGAGYTNIMRVVKVP; via the exons ATGGCTCAGCTCACCCAGGAGCTCGGCACAGCCTTTTTCCAGAGGAACCAGCTGAGGGCGTCCCGGGCGGACACCTTCCTGGAGCACCTCTGCCTGCTGGACATCGACTCGGTGCCCATCACCACCCGCAACACCAGCATCGTCTGTACCATAG GGCCTGCTTCCCGCTCCGTGGAGATGCTGAAAGAGATGATTAAGGCTGGGATGAACATTGCACGCCTGAACTTCTCTCACGGCTCACACGAG TATCATGCCGGCTCCATTGCAAACATCCGGGAGGCGACAGAGAGCTTCGCCTCCAATCCTCTCTTCTACCGCCCCGTGGCCATCGCCCTGGACACCAAGGGCCCTGAGATCCGCACTGGCCTGATCAAAGGG GGTGAGAACATGGAGGTGGAGCTGGTGAAGGGCTCCCGCGTGACGGTCACCACCGACGAGGCCTACAAGGAGCGCTGCGACCAGTCTGTCATCTGGGTGGACTACCGAAACCTCGCCAGGGTTGTAAAGGTCGGCAGGAAGATCTTTGTGGACGACGGGCTCATCTCCCTGGTGGTCAAGGAAATCG gccccaacaGCTGCGTGACGGAGGTGGAGAATGGCGGGGTATTGTGCAGCCGCAAGGGCGTGAACCTGCCAGGGGCGGAGGTCGACCTGCCAGCTGTGTCAGAGCGGGATGTGCGCGACCTGCACTTCGGGCTGCAGCATGGCGTGGACATGATCTTTGCCTCCTTCATCCGCAAGGCAGCTGATGTGGCAGCCATCCGGGCTGTGCTGGGCGAGCAGGGCCGCACCATCAAGATCATCAGCAAGATTGAAAACCATGAGGGCGTCAGGAA GTTTGATGAGATCCTGGATGCCAGTGATGGGATTATGGTGGCTCGCGGGGACCTGGGCATTGAAATCCCAGCAGAGAAAGTCTTCGTGGCGCAGAAAATGATGATTGGTTGCTGCAACCGTGCGGGGAAGCCTGTGATCTGTGCCACGCAG ATGCTGGAGAGCATGATCAAAAAGCCACGGCCCACGCGAGCAGAGAGCAGCGACGTGGCCAATGCCGTGCTGGATGGAGCTGACTGCATCATGCTGTCAGGAGAGACAGCCAAGGGGGCCTACCCAGTGGAGGCTGTGAGCATGCAGCACGCG ATCGCGCGGGAGGCCGAGGCCGCCATCTACCACCAGCAGCTGTTTGAGGAGCTGCGCCGGGTGACACCCCTGAGTCAGGACCCCACCGAGGTGACAGCCATTGGGGCAGTGGAGGCCTCTTTCAAGTGCTGCGCAGGAGCCATCCTCGTGCTCACCAAGTCCGGACG GtctgcccagctgctgtcccGCTACCGGCCTCGTGCCCTCATCATTGCCGTGACACGGAGTGCGCAGGTGGCTCGCCAGGCACACCTGTGCCGGGGCGTCTTCCCTGTGCTGTACCGTGGTGCCCAGCAGGAGGTGTGGGCTGATGACGTGGATCGCAGGGTGCAGTTCGGCATTGAGATGG GACGTGTGCGTGGATTCCTGCACTCCAGTGACATTGTCATCATCGTGACAGGCTGGAGGCCTGGCGCTGGCTACACCAACATCATGCGAGTGGTGAAGGTGCCATGA
- the HCN3 gene encoding potassium/sodium hyperpolarization-activated cyclic nucleotide-gated channel 3 isoform X2, with protein sequence MLLLMVGNLIILPVGITFFKDENTPPWIVFNVLSDTFFLADLVLNFRTGIVVEDNTEIILDPHTIKTKYLKSWFLVDFISSIPVDYIFLIVDLETQVDSDVYKTARALRIVRFTKILSLLRLLRLSRLIRYIHQWEEIFHMTYDLASAVVRIFNLIGMMLLLCHWDGCLQFLVPMLQDFPEDCWVSINHMVNDSWGKQYSHALFKAMSHMLCIGYGQQAPEGMTDVWLTMLSMIVGATCYAMFIGHATALIQSLDSSRRQYQEKYKQVEQYMSFHKLPGDMRQRIHEYYEHRYQGKMFDEENILGELSEPLKEEIINFNCRNLVANMPLFANADPNFVTAMLTKLRFEVFQPADFIVREGTVGKKMYFIQHGVVSVLTKGNKETKLSDGSYFGEICLLTRGRRTASIRADTYCRLYSLSVDNFNEVLEEYPMMRRAFETVAMDRLDRIGKKNSILLRKRAEHSSGPVNSEMVQQIVKHDCDMARSIQGLQQVAVGRELSGKPVIWEPLVHAPLQTAAATTNVAIALTHQQSLQAHIFLPPSSIASPLSPDGVLLPRQVRRSQPSLGGSRPSSVSSPSGAPSHIHTPAAGSPSSPLVQSQSSLESTGQRPGPGAQPLPRGVPKGEPPAKAKQPLMGSQPQLSKSRGTSASTSLLQQPVGAPSPSSEQALPAGRTLHYSLSRATGSHISLLMQPQQLVKHRSIQGLPVGRLTQDVRLLSASQPSLPNKISQHMDGGAAQPGRKSAGNLAHRSSPSVPGLLTKASPGATGQPALPQQAPPGLPAQPGRPLSGASTPQSPVSMPRHAAGPSRKGSVAFSPEVETGKPKLSSNM encoded by the exons ATGCTCCTGCTGATGGTGGGGAACCTGATCATCCTGCCCGTAGGCATCACCTTCTTCAAGGACGAGAACACGCCGCCCTGGATCGTCTTCAATGTGCTCTCCGACACCTTCTTCCTGGCCGACCTGGTACTAAACTTCCGCACAGGCATCGTAGTGGAGGACAACACAGAGATCATCCTGGACCCCCACACCATCAAAACAAAGTACCTTAAGAGCTGGTTCCTGGTTGATTTCATCTCCTCCATCCCTGTTGACTACATCTTCCTCATCGTCGACCTGGAGACTCAGGTGGACTCAGACGTCTACAAGACAGCGCGGGCTCTGCGCATAGTGCGCTTCACCAAGATCCTCAGCCTGCTGCGCCTACTGCGCCTCTCTCGCCTCATCCGCTACATCCaccagtgggaggag ATTTTCCACATGACCTATGACCTGGCCAGCGCTGTGGTGCGGATCTTCAACCTAATTGGCATGATGCTACTGCTATGCCACTGGGACGGCTGCCTCCAGTTCCTGGTGCCCATGCTGCAGGACTTCCCTGAGGACTGCTGGGTCTCCATCAATCACATGGTG AATGACTCATGGGGGAAACAGTACTCGCACGCCCTGTTCAAGGCCATGAGCCACATGCTGTGCATTGGCTATGGGCAGCAGGCCCCAGAGGGCATGACCGACGTCTGGCTCACTATGCTTAGCATGATCGTGGGCGCCACCTGCTACGCTATGTTCATTGGCCATGCCACCGCCCTCATCCAGTCACTGGACTCATCCCGTCGACAGTACCAGGAGAAG TACAAGCAGGTGGAGCAGTACATGTCGTTCCACAAGCTGCCTGGTGACATGCGCCAACGCATCCATGAGTACTATGAGCACCGCTACCAGGGCAAGATGTTCGACGAGGAGAACATCCTAGGGGAGCTGAGCGAGCCACTCAAGGAG GAAATCATCAACTTCAACTGCCGGAACCTGGTGGCCAATATGCCGCTGTTCGCGAACGCCGACCCCAACTTCGTGACGGCCATGCTAACCAAGCTGCGCTTTGAGGTCTTCCAGCCTGCTGACTTCATTGTCCGCGAGGGCACTGTGGGCAAGAAGATGTACTTCATCCAGCACGGTGTCGTCAGCGTCCTCACCAAGGGCAACAAGGAGACCAAACTCTCTGAtggctcctactttgggg AGATCTGCCTGCTGACGCGGGGCCGTCGCACAGCCAGCATCCGCGCTGACACCTACTGCCGCCTCTACTCGCTCTCTGTGGACAACTTCAACGAGGTGCTGGAGGAATACCCCATGATGCGCAGGGCCTTCGAGACTGTTGCCATGGACCGCCTGGACCGCATCG GCAAGAAGAACTCCATCTTGCTGCGAAAGCGGGCAGAGCACAGCTCGGGGCCTGTGAACAGCGAAATGGTCCAGCAGATCGTCAAGCATGACTGCGACATGGCGCGCAGCATCCAGGGCCTGCAGCAGGTGGCCGTGGGCCGGGAGCTGAGTGGCAAGCCAGTGATCTGGGAGCCCCTGGTGCATGCACCACTGCAGacagctgccgccaccaccaaCGTGGCCATTGCCCTGACCCACCAGCAGAGCCTGCAGGCCCACATCTTCCTGCCCCCCTCGTCCATAGCCAGCCCGCTTTCACCTGACGGTGTGCTGCTCCCCAGGCAGGTGCGCCGGTCCCAGCCTAGCCTGGGGGGCTCCCGGCCCTCTTCTGTGAGCTCCCCATCAGGGGCACCATCCCACATCCACACGCCGGCGGCCGGCTCGCCATCCTCCCCATTGGTCCAGTCCCAGTCATCCTTggagagcacagggcagagacCAGGCCCTGGGGCACAGCCCTTGCCCAGGGGGGTGCCAAAGGGGGAGCCACCTGCCAAAGCAAAGCAGCCCCtgatgggctcccagccccagctctccaaGTCCCGAGGCACctcagcctccacctcactcctgcagcagccagtgggagccCCATCACCCAGCTCCGAGCAGGCACTCCCAGCAGGGAGAACGCTCCACTACAGCCTCTCCCGAGCCACTGGCtcccacatctccctgctgatgcagccacAGCAGCTGGTGAAGCACCGCAGCATCCAAGGCCTGCCTGTCGGGCGGCTCACCCAGGATGTCCGGCTGCTGTCAGCCTCCCAGCCCTCTCTGCCCAATAAAATCTCCCAGCACATGGACGGAGGGGCCGCCCAGCCGGGCCGGAAGTCAGCAGGGAACCTGGCTCACAGGTCATCTCCATCGGTACCTGGACTCCTCACCAAGGCATCCCCGGGGGCCAcggggcagccagcactgccgCAGCAGGCACCGCCAGGCCTGCCAGCTCAGCCCGGCCGGCCCCTGAGTGGAGCCTCCACCCCACAGTCCCCCGTCTCCATGCCCCGGCATGCAGCAGGCCCCTCCCGCAAGGGCTCTGTGGCCTTCAGCCCAGAGGTGGAAACAGGGAAACCGAAACTGTCGTCCAACATgtga
- the HCN3 gene encoding potassium/sodium hyperpolarization-activated cyclic nucleotide-gated channel 3 isoform X1, whose translation MEAAPGPGPPPDGEAAGRPRDGPEHMAAGAEEPAGPGPGPGPGPGPGPGAGARRQLGALLQPAVNKFSLRMFGSHKAVEIEQRRVQSAGPWIIHPYSDFRFYWDLIMLLLMVGNLIILPVGITFFKDENTPPWIVFNVLSDTFFLADLVLNFRTGIVVEDNTEIILDPHTIKTKYLKSWFLVDFISSIPVDYIFLIVDLETQVDSDVYKTARALRIVRFTKILSLLRLLRLSRLIRYIHQWEEIFHMTYDLASAVVRIFNLIGMMLLLCHWDGCLQFLVPMLQDFPEDCWVSINHMVNDSWGKQYSHALFKAMSHMLCIGYGQQAPEGMTDVWLTMLSMIVGATCYAMFIGHATALIQSLDSSRRQYQEKYKQVEQYMSFHKLPGDMRQRIHEYYEHRYQGKMFDEENILGELSEPLKEEIINFNCRNLVANMPLFANADPNFVTAMLTKLRFEVFQPADFIVREGTVGKKMYFIQHGVVSVLTKGNKETKLSDGSYFGEICLLTRGRRTASIRADTYCRLYSLSVDNFNEVLEEYPMMRRAFETVAMDRLDRIGKKNSILLRKRAEHSSGPVNSEMVQQIVKHDCDMARSIQGLQQVAVGRELSGKPVIWEPLVHAPLQTAAATTNVAIALTHQQSLQAHIFLPPSSIASPLSPDGVLLPRQVRRSQPSLGGSRPSSVSSPSGAPSHIHTPAAGSPSSPLVQSQSSLESTGQRPGPGAQPLPRGVPKGEPPAKAKQPLMGSQPQLSKSRGTSASTSLLQQPVGAPSPSSEQALPAGRTLHYSLSRATGSHISLLMQPQQLVKHRSIQGLPVGRLTQDVRLLSASQPSLPNKISQHMDGGAAQPGRKSAGNLAHRSSPSVPGLLTKASPGATGQPALPQQAPPGLPAQPGRPLSGASTPQSPVSMPRHAAGPSRKGSVAFSPEVETGKPKLSSNM comes from the exons ATGGAGGCGGCGCCGGGCCCGGGGCCGCCGCCGGACGGGGAGGCCGCGGGGCGCCCGCGCGACGGCCCCGAGCACATGGCGGCGGGCGCCGAGGagccggcggggccggggccggggccggggccggggccggggccggggccgggggccgggGCGCGGCGGCAGCTCggggccctgctgcagccggcCGTCAACAAGTTCTCGCTGCGCATGTTCGGCAGCCACAAGGCGGTGGAGATCGAGCAGCGCCGCGTGCAGTCGGCCGGGCCCTGGATCATCCACCCCTACAGCGACTTCAG gttCTACTGGGACCTCATTATGCTCCTGCTGATGGTGGGGAACCTGATCATCCTGCCCGTAGGCATCACCTTCTTCAAGGACGAGAACACGCCGCCCTGGATCGTCTTCAATGTGCTCTCCGACACCTTCTTCCTGGCCGACCTGGTACTAAACTTCCGCACAGGCATCGTAGTGGAGGACAACACAGAGATCATCCTGGACCCCCACACCATCAAAACAAAGTACCTTAAGAGCTGGTTCCTGGTTGATTTCATCTCCTCCATCCCTGTTGACTACATCTTCCTCATCGTCGACCTGGAGACTCAGGTGGACTCAGACGTCTACAAGACAGCGCGGGCTCTGCGCATAGTGCGCTTCACCAAGATCCTCAGCCTGCTGCGCCTACTGCGCCTCTCTCGCCTCATCCGCTACATCCaccagtgggaggag ATTTTCCACATGACCTATGACCTGGCCAGCGCTGTGGTGCGGATCTTCAACCTAATTGGCATGATGCTACTGCTATGCCACTGGGACGGCTGCCTCCAGTTCCTGGTGCCCATGCTGCAGGACTTCCCTGAGGACTGCTGGGTCTCCATCAATCACATGGTG AATGACTCATGGGGGAAACAGTACTCGCACGCCCTGTTCAAGGCCATGAGCCACATGCTGTGCATTGGCTATGGGCAGCAGGCCCCAGAGGGCATGACCGACGTCTGGCTCACTATGCTTAGCATGATCGTGGGCGCCACCTGCTACGCTATGTTCATTGGCCATGCCACCGCCCTCATCCAGTCACTGGACTCATCCCGTCGACAGTACCAGGAGAAG TACAAGCAGGTGGAGCAGTACATGTCGTTCCACAAGCTGCCTGGTGACATGCGCCAACGCATCCATGAGTACTATGAGCACCGCTACCAGGGCAAGATGTTCGACGAGGAGAACATCCTAGGGGAGCTGAGCGAGCCACTCAAGGAG GAAATCATCAACTTCAACTGCCGGAACCTGGTGGCCAATATGCCGCTGTTCGCGAACGCCGACCCCAACTTCGTGACGGCCATGCTAACCAAGCTGCGCTTTGAGGTCTTCCAGCCTGCTGACTTCATTGTCCGCGAGGGCACTGTGGGCAAGAAGATGTACTTCATCCAGCACGGTGTCGTCAGCGTCCTCACCAAGGGCAACAAGGAGACCAAACTCTCTGAtggctcctactttgggg AGATCTGCCTGCTGACGCGGGGCCGTCGCACAGCCAGCATCCGCGCTGACACCTACTGCCGCCTCTACTCGCTCTCTGTGGACAACTTCAACGAGGTGCTGGAGGAATACCCCATGATGCGCAGGGCCTTCGAGACTGTTGCCATGGACCGCCTGGACCGCATCG GCAAGAAGAACTCCATCTTGCTGCGAAAGCGGGCAGAGCACAGCTCGGGGCCTGTGAACAGCGAAATGGTCCAGCAGATCGTCAAGCATGACTGCGACATGGCGCGCAGCATCCAGGGCCTGCAGCAGGTGGCCGTGGGCCGGGAGCTGAGTGGCAAGCCAGTGATCTGGGAGCCCCTGGTGCATGCACCACTGCAGacagctgccgccaccaccaaCGTGGCCATTGCCCTGACCCACCAGCAGAGCCTGCAGGCCCACATCTTCCTGCCCCCCTCGTCCATAGCCAGCCCGCTTTCACCTGACGGTGTGCTGCTCCCCAGGCAGGTGCGCCGGTCCCAGCCTAGCCTGGGGGGCTCCCGGCCCTCTTCTGTGAGCTCCCCATCAGGGGCACCATCCCACATCCACACGCCGGCGGCCGGCTCGCCATCCTCCCCATTGGTCCAGTCCCAGTCATCCTTggagagcacagggcagagacCAGGCCCTGGGGCACAGCCCTTGCCCAGGGGGGTGCCAAAGGGGGAGCCACCTGCCAAAGCAAAGCAGCCCCtgatgggctcccagccccagctctccaaGTCCCGAGGCACctcagcctccacctcactcctgcagcagccagtgggagccCCATCACCCAGCTCCGAGCAGGCACTCCCAGCAGGGAGAACGCTCCACTACAGCCTCTCCCGAGCCACTGGCtcccacatctccctgctgatgcagccacAGCAGCTGGTGAAGCACCGCAGCATCCAAGGCCTGCCTGTCGGGCGGCTCACCCAGGATGTCCGGCTGCTGTCAGCCTCCCAGCCCTCTCTGCCCAATAAAATCTCCCAGCACATGGACGGAGGGGCCGCCCAGCCGGGCCGGAAGTCAGCAGGGAACCTGGCTCACAGGTCATCTCCATCGGTACCTGGACTCCTCACCAAGGCATCCCCGGGGGCCAcggggcagccagcactgccgCAGCAGGCACCGCCAGGCCTGCCAGCTCAGCCCGGCCGGCCCCTGAGTGGAGCCTCCACCCCACAGTCCCCCGTCTCCATGCCCCGGCATGCAGCAGGCCCCTCCCGCAAGGGCTCTGTGGCCTTCAGCCCAGAGGTGGAAACAGGGAAACCGAAACTGTCGTCCAACATgtga
- the FDPS gene encoding farnesyl pyrophosphate synthase — translation MGADRQAFEGFFPQVVRDLTADGLRHPEVGDAVARLKEVLEYNSPGGKHTRGLTVLAAFRRLVQPEQQGPDSVRCALAVGWCIELLQAFFLVADDIMDSSLTRRGQPCWYKKEGIGLDAVNDSFLLESSIYRLLKKYCRGQPYYLHLLELFLQTSYQTELGQALDLITAPPTQVDLARFTEQRYKAIVKYKTAFYSFYLPVAAAMYMAGIESEEEHANAKAILLEMGEFFQIQDDFLDCFGDPSLTGKIGTDIQDNKCSWLVVECLRRASPEQRKLLEENYGQKELEKVARVKELYEALGLRAVYQEYEDSSFQHLQQLIEVHTPHLPKEIFLDLAHVIYKRQK, via the exons ATGGGCGCGGACCGCCAGGCCTTCGAGGGCTTCTTCCCGCAGGTCGTGCGCGACCTCACGGCCGACGGGCTGCGGCACCCCGAGGTGGGCGACGCGGTGGCCCGGCTGAAGGAG gtgctggagtacAACAGCCCGGGCGGGAAGCACACGCGGGGCCTGACCGTGCTGGCCGCCTTCCGACGCCTCGTGCAGCCCGAGCAGCAGGGCCCGGACAGCGTCCGGTGCGCGCTGGCGGTCGGCTGGTGCATCGAGCTG CTCCAGGCTTTTTTCCTCGTGGCAGATGATATCATGGACTCGTCCCTCACCCgccggggccagccctgctggtataAGAAG GAGGGGATTGGTTTGGATGCTGTGAATGACTCCTTCCTTCTTGAATCCTCCATCTACCGGCTGCTGAAGAAATATTGCCGGGGGCAGCCCTACTACCTGCACTTGCTGGAGCTCTTCttgcag acCAGCTACCAGACGGAGCTGGGACAGGCTCTGGACCTCATCACAGCTCCCCCTACCCAAGTGGACCTGGCCCGCTTCACTGAGCAGAG GTACAAGGCAATTGTTAAATATAAGACAGCTTTCTACTCTTTCTACCTGCCTGTCGCTGCTGCCATGTACATG gctggcatagAGAGTGAGGAGGAGCATGCCAATGCAAAGGCCATCCTGCTGGAGATGGGGGAGTTCTTCCAGATCCAG GATGACTTCCTTGATTGCTTTGGGGATCCAAGCTTGACAGGTAAGATTGGCACTGACATCCAGGACAACAAGTGCAGCTGGCTGGTGGTAGAGTGCCTGCGCCGGGCCTCTCCAGAGCAGAGGAAGCTCCTTGAG GAGAACTATGGGCAGAAAGAACTAGAGAAAGTGGCTAGGGTCAAGGAGCTGTATGAAGCTCTGGGCCTGAGGGCTGTCTACCAGGAGTATGAGGACAGTAGCTTTCAACACCTGCAGCAGCTGATTGAGGtgcacaccccccacctccccaaggaGATCTTCCTGGACCTGGCTCATGTCATCTACAAGCGGCAGAAGTGA